The Impatiens glandulifera chromosome 3, dImpGla2.1, whole genome shotgun sequence genome contains a region encoding:
- the LOC124929031 gene encoding ADP-ribosylation factor-like: MGLSFTKLFSRLFAKKEMRILMVGLDAAGKTTILYKLKLGEIVTTIPTIGFNVETVEYKNISFTVWDVGGQDKIRPLWRHYFQNTQGLIFVVDSNDRDRVGEARDELHRMLNEDELRDAVLLVFANKQDLPNAMNAAEITDKLGLHSLRQRHWYIQSTCATSGEGLYEGLDWLSNNIASKG, from the exons ATGGGGTTATCTTTTACCAAGCTTTTCAGTCGTCTGTTTGCAAAGAAAGAGATGCGTATTTTGATGGTAGGTCTCGATGCTGCTGGTAAGACTACCATTCTTTACAAGCTCAAGCTGGGTGAGATTGTTACCACTATTCCTACTATTG GGTTCAATGTGGAAACTGTTGAGTACAAGAATATTAGCTTTACTGTCTGGGATGTTGGAGGTCAGGATAAG ATCAGACCATTATGGAGACACTACTTTCAGAATACGCAAGGGCTTATATTTGTTGTTGACAGTAACGATCGCGATCGTGTGGGTGAAGCAAGGGACGAGCTGCACAGAATGTTGAATGAG GATGAGTTGAGGGATGCTGTATTGCTTGTATTTGCTAACAAACAAGATCTTCCAAATGCTATGAATGCTGCTGAGATAACCGATAAGCTTGGCCTTCATTCTCTCCGACAGCGTCATTG GTATATTCAGAGCACATGTGCCACTTCTGGTGAAGGGCTCTATGAGGGACTGGATTGGCTCTCAAACAATATTGCAAGCAAG GGGTAA